A single window of Streptomyces sudanensis DNA harbors:
- a CDS encoding thymidine kinase gives MPELVFFSGTMDCGKSTLALQIEHNRSARGLQGVIFTRDDRAGKGRLSSRLGLVTEAVEATGDMDVYGYLVDRLSTGGKADYVIVDEAQFLAPEQIDQLARVVDDLGLDVFAFGITTDFRTRLFPGSQRLIELADRIETLQVEALCWCGARATHNARTVGGEMVVEGAQVVVGDVDRPAGEVGYEVLCRRHHLRRVTAASARAGVLSPDVLPVTPA, from the coding sequence ATGCCCGAACTGGTGTTCTTCTCCGGAACCATGGACTGCGGAAAGAGCACCCTGGCGCTCCAGATCGAGCACAACCGCTCGGCCCGGGGGCTCCAGGGGGTCATCTTCACGCGGGACGACCGGGCCGGGAAGGGGAGGCTGTCCTCGCGGCTCGGTCTGGTCACGGAGGCGGTCGAGGCCACCGGGGACATGGACGTCTACGGGTACCTGGTCGACCGCCTGTCCACGGGCGGAAAGGCCGACTACGTGATCGTGGACGAGGCGCAGTTCCTCGCACCGGAGCAGATCGACCAGCTGGCGCGCGTCGTGGACGACCTCGGGCTCGACGTCTTCGCCTTCGGCATCACCACCGACTTCCGCACCAGGCTCTTCCCCGGTTCGCAGCGGTTGATCGAGCTGGCCGACCGGATCGAGACCCTCCAGGTGGAGGCCCTGTGCTGGTGCGGCGCCAGGGCGACGCACAACGCCCGCACGGTGGGCGGGGAGATGGTGGTCGAGGGCGCCCAGGTGGTCGTCGGCGACGTCGACCGCCCGGCGGGGGAGGTCGGTTACGAGGTCCTGTGCCGCCGCCACCACCTCCGCCGGGTGACCGCCGCCTCCGCCCGGGCGGGCGTGCTCTCCCCCGACGTGCTGCCGGTCACCCCCGCCTGA
- a CDS encoding VOC family protein, protein MTEAARREPGAPCWVSLMVQGLDAAKEFYGELFGWEFRPGPSEFGPCVRALLDGREVAGIGRRPADRGLPGAWTAYLASDDADRTAESVRCSGGTVAVGPLDTGDAGRLAICSDPCGATFGVWQAAGFRGCAVPGAPGVPGVPGVPGVPGVPVWNELLTYESEQAVKFYRTVFGYEPGPQALDGRDRVVLAVGDRPTVSVRGVGAALPRDRGAHWTTWFEVADADASVRRVEELGGRLLHPPEDGAEGRRATVADPEGAVFTVLRPTRS, encoded by the coding sequence ATGACCGAGGCGGCTCGGCGCGAACCGGGTGCACCCTGCTGGGTGAGTCTGATGGTGCAGGGTCTTGACGCGGCGAAGGAGTTCTACGGAGAGCTGTTCGGCTGGGAGTTCCGGCCCGGCCCGTCGGAGTTCGGCCCGTGCGTGCGGGCGCTGCTCGACGGCCGGGAGGTCGCGGGGATCGGCCGGCGGCCCGCCGACCGCGGCCTGCCGGGTGCCTGGACGGCGTACCTGGCCTCCGACGACGCCGACCGCACCGCCGAGTCGGTCCGGTGCAGCGGCGGGACGGTCGCCGTGGGACCGCTGGACACCGGCGACGCCGGACGGCTCGCGATCTGCTCCGACCCGTGCGGCGCGACCTTCGGGGTGTGGCAGGCGGCCGGCTTCCGGGGCTGCGCGGTGCCGGGGGCTCCGGGCGTGCCGGGCGTGCCGGGCGTGCCGGGCGTGCCGGGCGTGCCGGTGTGGAACGAACTGCTGACGTACGAGTCCGAGCAGGCCGTGAAGTTCTACCGGACGGTCTTCGGCTACGAGCCCGGCCCGCAGGCCCTCGACGGCCGGGACCGCGTGGTCCTCGCCGTCGGGGACAGGCCCACGGTGTCGGTGCGGGGGGTCGGCGCCGCCCTGCCGCGCGACCGGGGCGCCCACTGGACGACCTGGTTCGAGGTGGCCGACGCGGACGCCTCCGTACGGCGGGTCGAGGAGCTCGGCGGACGGCTGCTGCACCCGCCGGAGGACGGGGCGGAGGGGCGGAGGGCGACGGTGGCGGACCCGGAGGGCGCCGTCTTCACGGTCCTGCGGCCGACCCGGAGCTGA
- a CDS encoding sulfurtransferase: MKHDASTDSHPLVSAADLAAETASPAPGGPGPVLLDVRYQLGGPPGRPAYEAGHIPGAVYVDLDAELAGPPGAGGRHPLPDLDVFGAAMRAAGVSAGSRVVVYDGGSGWAAARAWWLLRWAGHTDVRVLDGGLPAWRGELSTAVPEPAPGDFVPVPGGMPLLDADGAAELARTGLLLDARAGERYRGEVEPIDPVAGHIPGAVSAPTTENAAGDGRFLPPEALKARFGELGALDAPAVGVYCGSGVSAAHEVLALEAAGVRAALYVGSWSEWVRDPSRPVATGPERG, encoded by the coding sequence ATGAAGCATGACGCAAGCACCGACTCGCACCCCCTGGTCTCCGCCGCCGACCTCGCGGCCGAGACGGCGTCCCCGGCACCCGGCGGGCCCGGCCCCGTCCTGCTGGACGTCCGCTACCAGCTGGGCGGCCCGCCCGGGCGCCCCGCGTACGAGGCGGGGCACATCCCCGGTGCCGTGTACGTGGACCTCGACGCCGAACTGGCCGGCCCGCCCGGTGCGGGCGGCCGCCACCCGCTGCCGGACCTCGACGTGTTCGGCGCGGCGATGCGCGCGGCCGGGGTGTCCGCCGGGTCGCGGGTGGTCGTGTACGACGGCGGCTCCGGCTGGGCGGCGGCGCGGGCCTGGTGGCTGCTGCGCTGGGCGGGCCACACCGACGTGCGGGTCCTGGACGGCGGACTTCCCGCGTGGCGGGGGGAGCTGTCGACGGCCGTGCCGGAGCCGGCACCGGGTGACTTCGTCCCCGTGCCGGGCGGGATGCCGCTGCTGGACGCCGACGGGGCGGCGGAGCTGGCCCGCACCGGACTGCTGCTGGACGCGCGGGCGGGGGAGCGGTACCGGGGCGAGGTGGAGCCGATCGACCCGGTCGCCGGGCACATCCCGGGCGCCGTGTCGGCCCCGACGACGGAGAACGCCGCCGGGGACGGCCGCTTCCTGCCGCCGGAGGCGCTGAAGGCGCGGTTCGGGGAACTGGGCGCGCTGGACGCGCCCGCGGTGGGCGTCTACTGCGGCTCGGGCGTCTCGGCGGCCCACGAGGTGCTGGCCCTGGAGGCGGCGGGCGTCCGGGCGGCGCTGTACGTCGGCTCCTGGTCGGAATGGGTCCGGGACCCGTCCCGTCCGGTGGCCACCGGGCCCGAGCGGGGCTGA
- the sepH gene encoding septation protein SepH — protein sequence MTSAGTTREVPMPELRVVAVSNDGTRLVLKAADNTEYTLPIDERLRAAVRNDRPRLGQIEIEVESHLRPRDIQARIRAGASAEEVAQLAGISVERVRRFEGPVLAERAFMAERARKTPVRRPGESAGPQLGEAVQERLLLRGAEKDSAAWDSWRRDDGTWEVLLVYRVAGEVHTASWTYDPPRRLVQAVDAEARALIGEADDSMAVPEPSFPFVPRIARLPRERPAPSPEPAEEPERDSLTSLLEAVPSFRGDMVVPDRPAGTDGAPAAESDGEPEAEEPPAPAASAGAGSAYADVLMPRSVSGHRDRLVGTTDRQAEADGVRPGRRAAVPSWDEIVFGTRRKKQE from the coding sequence GTGACGTCGGCAGGCACCACCCGGGAGGTCCCCATGCCCGAACTGCGTGTCGTGGCCGTCTCCAACGACGGCACACGACTGGTGCTGAAGGCTGCGGACAACACGGAATACACGCTTCCGATCGACGAGCGGCTGCGCGCCGCCGTCCGCAACGACCGCCCGCGCCTCGGCCAGATCGAGATCGAGGTGGAGAGCCACCTGCGGCCACGGGACATCCAGGCGCGCATACGGGCCGGCGCCTCCGCCGAGGAGGTCGCACAGCTCGCGGGCATCTCCGTCGAACGGGTCCGCCGTTTCGAGGGGCCCGTCCTGGCGGAGCGCGCCTTCATGGCGGAGCGGGCCCGGAAGACCCCCGTGCGGCGCCCCGGCGAGAGCGCGGGCCCCCAGCTCGGCGAGGCGGTCCAGGAGCGGCTGCTGCTGCGCGGCGCCGAGAAGGACAGCGCGGCGTGGGACTCCTGGCGCCGTGACGACGGCACGTGGGAGGTGCTGCTCGTCTACCGGGTCGCCGGCGAGGTCCACACGGCGAGCTGGACGTACGACCCGCCGCGGCGGCTCGTCCAGGCCGTGGACGCGGAGGCCCGCGCGCTGATCGGCGAGGCCGACGACTCCATGGCCGTCCCGGAGCCGAGCTTCCCGTTCGTCCCGCGCATCGCGCGGCTGCCGCGCGAGCGGCCCGCGCCGAGCCCCGAGCCCGCGGAGGAGCCCGAGCGGGACTCGCTGACCAGCCTCCTGGAGGCGGTGCCCAGCTTCCGCGGCGACATGGTGGTGCCCGACCGGCCCGCCGGGACGGACGGCGCCCCGGCGGCCGAGTCCGACGGCGAGCCGGAGGCCGAGGAGCCGCCGGCCCCCGCCGCGTCGGCCGGCGCCGGCTCGGCGTACGCGGACGTGCTGATGCCCCGCTCGGTGAGCGGCCACCGCGACCGGCTGGTCGGCACGACGGACCGCCAGGCGGAGGCCGACGGCGTCCGCCCGGGCCGCCGGGCGGCGGTCCCGAGCTGGGACGAGATCGTCTTCGGCACGCGCCGCAAGAAGCAGGAGTAG
- a CDS encoding D-arabinono-1,4-lactone oxidase, with protein MSDRTLSSPGRRRGRSRAAGTWRNWAGNVSVRPAREARPASVEELAEAVRGAAAEGLRVKAVGAGHSFTAVAATDGVLIRPDLLTGIRRIDRAAMTATVEAGTRLKHLNAALAREGLSLANMGDVMEQTVAGAISTGTHGTGRDSASIAAQVRELELVTADGRVTTCSGRKSPEVFAAARIGLGALGVVSAVTFAVEPLFLLTAREEPMGFDRVTAEFERLHAENEHFEFYWFPHTGNCVTKRNNRSQGPAAPLGPVRGWFEDEFLSNGVFQAANSFGRILPAAVPAIARISSRALSARTYTDIPYRVFTSPRRVRFTEMEYALPREAAVDALRELKAMVDRSPLRVSFPVEVRTAPADDIALSTASGRDTAYIAVHVYRGTPCRAYFTAAERIMTAHGGRPHWGKLHTRDAAYLSEAYPRFGEFTAVRDRLDPDRLFGNPYLRRVLGD; from the coding sequence GTGAGCGACAGGACCCTGAGCAGTCCGGGCAGGCGGAGGGGCCGCAGCAGGGCGGCCGGCACCTGGCGTAACTGGGCGGGGAACGTCTCCGTCCGGCCCGCGCGGGAGGCGCGCCCGGCGTCCGTGGAGGAGCTGGCGGAGGCGGTGCGGGGCGCCGCCGCCGAGGGCCTGCGGGTCAAGGCGGTGGGGGCGGGCCACTCGTTCACGGCGGTGGCCGCGACGGACGGGGTCCTGATCCGTCCCGACCTGCTCACCGGGATCCGGCGGATCGACCGCGCCGCGATGACCGCGACCGTGGAGGCGGGTACGCGGCTGAAGCACCTGAACGCGGCGCTGGCCCGGGAGGGCCTGTCCCTCGCCAACATGGGCGACGTCATGGAGCAGACGGTCGCGGGCGCGATCAGCACCGGGACGCACGGGACGGGGCGGGACTCCGCCTCGATCGCGGCCCAGGTCCGGGAGCTGGAGCTGGTGACGGCGGACGGGCGGGTGACGACGTGTTCCGGGCGGAAGTCCCCGGAGGTCTTCGCCGCCGCCCGAATCGGCCTGGGGGCGCTGGGCGTCGTCTCGGCGGTCACCTTCGCGGTGGAGCCGCTGTTCCTGCTCACCGCGCGCGAGGAGCCGATGGGCTTCGACCGGGTGACGGCCGAGTTCGAGCGGCTGCACGCGGAGAACGAGCACTTCGAGTTCTACTGGTTCCCCCACACCGGCAACTGCGTCACCAAGCGGAACAACCGCAGCCAGGGCCCCGCGGCCCCGCTGGGCCCGGTGCGCGGCTGGTTCGAGGACGAGTTCCTGTCCAACGGCGTGTTCCAGGCGGCCAACTCGTTCGGGCGGATCCTGCCCGCGGCCGTCCCCGCGATCGCACGGATCTCCAGCCGGGCGCTGTCGGCGCGGACGTACACGGACATCCCATACCGGGTCTTCACCAGTCCGCGCCGGGTGCGGTTCACGGAGATGGAGTACGCCCTGCCGCGGGAGGCCGCGGTGGACGCCCTGCGGGAGCTGAAGGCGATGGTGGACCGCTCACCGCTGCGGGTGAGCTTCCCGGTGGAGGTCCGCACGGCGCCGGCCGACGACATCGCCCTGTCGACGGCGTCGGGCCGGGACACGGCGTACATCGCGGTGCACGTCTACCGGGGCACCCCCTGCCGGGCGTACTTCACGGCGGCGGAGCGGATCATGACGGCGCACGGGGGCCGCCCGCACTGGGGCAAGCTGCACACGCGCGACGCGGCGTACCTGTCGGAGGCGTACCCCCGGTTCGGGGAGTTCACGGCGGTGCGCGACCGGCTGGATCCCGACCGTCTCTTCGGCAACCCCTACCTGCGGCGGGTGCTGGGCGACTGA
- a CDS encoding MFS transporter → MPSPYRAIFAAPGTLGFSAAGLVGRMPLAMTGVGILTMITELSGRYGLAGLLTGTLALSAAVLGPQVSRLVDRYGQRRVLRPATLVSVAAAGALVLCAQWGLPDWTLFACTLAAGCVPSVGAMTRARWAEIYRGRPQELHTAYSLESIVDELCFILGPPLSIGLSTLWFPAAGLVLSGVFLLVGVGWLTAQRATEPVPHPPERHEGRRASALRSPGLRVLAVAFVATGAIFGAVDVVTVAFAEEQGRKTASSLALAVYAGGSCLAGAVFGMLRLKGSPARRWVVGVLAMAVSTIPLQFVGSLPWLAVALFVAGLAIAPTMVTTMALVEAHVPRGQLTEGMTWTGTGLAVGVALGTSVSGGVVAAHGAEAGYAVPGVAGVAAAVVAFLGYHRLNRPVPTREGRRERQDPEQSGQAEGPQQGGRHLA, encoded by the coding sequence TTGCCCAGTCCCTACCGTGCGATCTTCGCCGCCCCCGGCACCCTGGGGTTCTCCGCCGCCGGCCTCGTCGGCCGGATGCCGCTCGCCATGACGGGCGTGGGCATCCTGACGATGATCACCGAGCTGTCGGGCCGGTACGGGCTCGCGGGCCTGCTGACCGGCACGCTGGCGCTGTCCGCGGCGGTCCTGGGCCCGCAGGTGTCCCGGCTGGTCGACCGGTACGGGCAGCGCCGCGTGCTGCGCCCGGCGACGCTGGTGTCCGTGGCGGCCGCCGGGGCGCTGGTGCTCTGCGCGCAGTGGGGGCTGCCGGACTGGACGCTCTTCGCGTGCACCCTCGCCGCGGGCTGCGTGCCGAGCGTCGGCGCGATGACCCGTGCGCGGTGGGCGGAGATCTACCGCGGCCGGCCGCAGGAACTGCACACGGCGTACTCCCTGGAGTCCATCGTCGACGAGCTGTGCTTCATCCTGGGGCCGCCCCTCTCGATCGGCCTGTCGACGCTCTGGTTCCCGGCGGCGGGACTGGTGCTGTCCGGGGTGTTCCTGCTGGTCGGCGTGGGGTGGCTGACCGCGCAGCGGGCCACGGAACCGGTGCCCCACCCGCCGGAGAGGCACGAGGGGAGGCGGGCGAGCGCGCTGCGCTCCCCGGGCCTGCGGGTGCTGGCGGTGGCGTTCGTCGCGACGGGTGCGATCTTCGGCGCGGTCGACGTGGTGACGGTGGCGTTCGCCGAGGAGCAGGGCCGCAAGACGGCGTCGAGCCTGGCGCTGGCGGTGTACGCGGGCGGTTCGTGCCTGGCGGGCGCCGTGTTCGGGATGCTGCGGCTGAAGGGCTCCCCCGCCCGCCGCTGGGTCGTGGGGGTGCTCGCGATGGCCGTGAGCACGATCCCCCTCCAGTTCGTCGGGAGCCTCCCGTGGCTGGCCGTGGCGCTCTTCGTCGCGGGCCTGGCCATCGCGCCGACGATGGTGACCACCATGGCCCTGGTGGAGGCGCACGTGCCGCGCGGCCAGCTCACCGAGGGCATGACCTGGACGGGCACCGGCCTCGCGGTCGGCGTGGCGCTCGGTACGTCGGTCTCGGGAGGGGTGGTCGCCGCGCACGGGGCGGAGGCGGGATACGCGGTCCCGGGGGTGGCGGGAGTGGCGGCGGCCGTGGTGGCATTCCTGGGATACCACCGGCTGAACCGGCCGGTCCCGACGCGGGAGGGGCGGCGTGAGCGACAGGACCCTGAGCAGTCCGGGCAGGCGGAGGGGCCGCAGCAGGGCGGCCGGCACCTGGCGTAA
- a CDS encoding ferrochelatase, giving the protein MSDQRVSHQCDPAPYDALLLLSFGGPEGPEDVVPFLENVTRGRGIPRERLEEVGRHYFLFGGVSPINEQCRELLAALREDFAAAGLDIPVHWGNRNWTPYLTDTLREMVRDGRRRIAVLATSAYASYSGCRQYRENLADALAALEAEGLPLPKVDKLRHYFNHPGFVEPVVEGVLRSLDELDEAVRPGAHLAFTTHSIPTSAADTSGPAEGHGDGGAYVRQHLDAARLIAEAVRERTGTDHPWRLVYQSRSGAPHVPWLEPDICDHLEELHAAGAPAVVMVPVGFVSDHMEVLYDLDTEATAKAADLGLPVRRSATVGADPRFAAAVRDLLLERAAAERGGPVERCALGALGPSHDLCPAGCCPARAQRPAAAGADSPYA; this is encoded by the coding sequence ATGTCCGATCAGCGTGTGTCCCACCAGTGTGACCCGGCTCCGTACGACGCCCTGCTGCTGCTCTCCTTCGGCGGCCCGGAGGGACCGGAGGACGTGGTCCCGTTCCTGGAGAACGTGACGCGGGGGCGGGGCATCCCCAGGGAGCGCCTGGAGGAGGTCGGACGGCACTACTTCCTGTTCGGAGGGGTCAGCCCCATCAACGAGCAGTGCCGGGAGCTGCTCGCCGCGCTCCGCGAGGACTTCGCCGCCGCCGGGCTCGACATCCCGGTCCACTGGGGCAACCGCAACTGGACGCCGTACCTGACGGACACGCTCCGCGAGATGGTCCGCGACGGACGGCGCCGGATCGCCGTCCTCGCCACCAGCGCCTACGCCTCGTACTCCGGCTGCCGGCAGTACCGCGAGAACCTCGCCGACGCGCTCGCCGCGCTGGAGGCCGAGGGCCTGCCCCTGCCGAAGGTCGACAAGCTGCGGCACTACTTCAACCACCCCGGCTTCGTCGAGCCCGTGGTCGAGGGCGTCCTGCGCTCGCTCGACGAACTGGACGAGGCGGTGCGCCCCGGCGCCCACCTCGCCTTCACCACGCACTCCATCCCCACCTCCGCCGCCGACACCTCCGGCCCGGCCGAGGGCCACGGCGACGGCGGCGCGTACGTCAGGCAGCACCTCGACGCGGCCCGCCTCATCGCCGAGGCCGTGCGGGAGCGCACCGGCACCGACCACCCCTGGCGGCTGGTGTACCAGTCCCGCAGCGGCGCCCCGCACGTCCCGTGGCTGGAACCGGACATCTGCGACCACCTGGAGGAGCTGCACGCGGCGGGCGCCCCGGCCGTCGTCATGGTGCCCGTCGGCTTCGTCTCCGACCACATGGAGGTCCTGTACGACCTCGACACGGAGGCCACCGCGAAGGCCGCCGACCTGGGCCTGCCCGTACGCCGCTCGGCCACCGTGGGCGCCGACCCGCGCTTCGCCGCCGCCGTCCGGGACCTGCTCCTGGAGCGGGCCGCCGCCGAGCGCGGCGGCCCCGTCGAGCGCTGCGCCCTCGGCGCGCTGGGCCCCTCGCACGACCTGTGCCCCGCCGGCTGCTGCCCCGCCCGCGCGCAGCGGCCCGCCGCGGCCGGTGCCGACAGCCCGTACGCCTGA
- a CDS encoding inositol monophosphatase family protein → MTDPLPPEPDGEPPLDELLSVALEAARRAGALLRDGRPADLDVAATKSSPVDVVTEMDIAAEKLITGLLAERRPHDGLLGEEGGAAEGTSGIRWVVDPLDGTVNYLYGLPTWAVSVAAERDGEALVGVVEVPMRGETFRAVRGRGAHLGERRLSCRPAPPLDRALVATGFNYVTTVRAHQAEVARRLLPLVRDIRRGGSAAVDLADVAAGRLDGYYERGLRPWDRAAGLLIAREAGALTGGRPGGPATDDLTVAAPPGVFEPLQALLEDFGAWHD, encoded by the coding sequence GTGACCGATCCGCTGCCGCCCGAGCCGGACGGCGAGCCGCCGCTGGACGAGCTCCTGTCCGTCGCCCTGGAGGCCGCGCGCCGCGCGGGCGCCCTGCTGCGCGACGGCCGCCCGGCCGACCTGGACGTCGCCGCGACCAAGTCGAGCCCCGTCGACGTGGTCACCGAGATGGACATAGCCGCCGAGAAGCTGATCACCGGCCTCCTCGCCGAGCGCCGGCCGCACGACGGCCTGCTCGGCGAGGAGGGCGGCGCCGCGGAGGGCACCAGCGGCATCCGCTGGGTCGTCGATCCGCTGGACGGCACGGTGAACTACCTGTACGGCCTGCCGACGTGGGCGGTGTCCGTCGCCGCCGAACGGGACGGCGAAGCGCTCGTCGGCGTCGTGGAGGTGCCCATGCGGGGGGAGACGTTCCGGGCCGTACGCGGCCGGGGCGCCCACCTGGGGGAGCGGCGGCTGAGCTGCCGGCCGGCCCCGCCCCTGGACCGGGCCCTGGTGGCGACCGGGTTCAACTACGTCACGACGGTCCGCGCCCACCAGGCGGAGGTGGCCCGCCGGCTGCTGCCCCTGGTACGCGACATCCGCCGCGGCGGATCGGCCGCCGTCGACTTGGCCGACGTGGCGGCCGGCCGGCTGGACGGCTACTACGAGCGGGGCCTGCGCCCCTGGGACCGGGCGGCGGGGCTGCTCATCGCACGTGAGGCGGGCGCCCTGACCGGCGGACGCCCCGGCGGGCCCGCCACCGACGACCTCACGGTGGCGGCCCCGCCGGGTGTCTTCGAGCCGCTGCAGGCCCTCCTGGAGGACTTCGGCGCCTGGCACGACTGA
- a CDS encoding response regulator transcription factor: MRVLVVEDEQLLADAVATGLRREAMAVDVVYDGAAALERVDVNDYDVVVLDRDLPLVHGDDVCRRIVELGVPTRVLMLTASGDVSDRVEGLELGADDYLPKPFAFSELTARVRALGRRTTVPLPPVLERAGIRLDPNRREVFRDGREVQLAPKEFAVLEVLMRSEGAVVSAEQLLEKAWDENTDPFTNVVRVTVMTLRRKLGEPPVIITVPGSGYRI, translated from the coding sequence GTGCGCGTACTCGTCGTCGAGGACGAGCAGCTGCTCGCCGATGCGGTGGCCACCGGACTGCGCCGGGAGGCCATGGCCGTCGACGTCGTCTACGACGGGGCCGCCGCTCTGGAGCGCGTCGACGTCAACGACTACGACGTCGTCGTCCTCGACCGCGACCTGCCCCTCGTCCACGGGGACGACGTCTGCCGCAGGATCGTCGAACTGGGCGTGCCGACCCGGGTGCTGATGCTCACCGCGTCCGGCGACGTCAGCGACCGCGTCGAGGGCCTGGAGCTGGGTGCCGACGACTACCTCCCCAAGCCGTTCGCGTTCAGCGAGCTGACCGCCCGCGTCCGCGCGCTGGGCCGGCGGACGACCGTGCCGCTGCCGCCGGTCCTGGAGCGGGCCGGGATCAGGCTCGACCCCAACCGGCGGGAGGTGTTCCGCGACGGCCGGGAGGTCCAGCTCGCCCCCAAGGAGTTCGCCGTGCTGGAGGTGCTCATGCGCAGCGAGGGCGCCGTCGTCTCCGCCGAGCAGCTCCTGGAGAAGGCGTGGGACGAGAACACCGACCCCTTCACCAACGTCGTCCGCGTCACGGTCATGACCCTCCGCCGCAAGCTCGGCGAGCCACCGGTCATCATCACCGTGCCCGGATCCGGCTACCGGATCTGA
- a CDS encoding sensor histidine kinase: protein MAGAPVPREAPPKPTWDPRIPARPLLRPTIRIRLTLLYGGMFLIAGVLLLSIIYLLTRQALYISTDDLPFRLLKGEVEPNFDWCRLPVEGVTPDQFNDAMAACLQHQRDLALDDLLRRSLFALLGLSVIAFAFGYAMAGRVLSPLGRITRTARQVAGSDLNRRIKLAGPDDELKELADTFDEMLDRLERAFTAQQRFVANASHELRTPLAINRTLLEVHLSDPAAPVEMRELGKALLATNERSEQLVEGLLLLARSENQIVERKPVDIAEVASRAMDQVRGEAEAKGVEIRGERVPAVVQGNGVLLERIALNLVQNAVRYNVPQDGWVEVTTAVEGGQAVLVVSNTGPVVPAYEIDNLFEPFRRLREERTGSDRGVGLGLSIARSVAWAHGGRITAVPREGGGLVMRVVLPR from the coding sequence GTGGCGGGAGCACCCGTGCCGCGCGAGGCACCCCCCAAGCCGACCTGGGACCCCCGGATCCCGGCCCGCCCCCTGCTGCGGCCGACGATCCGCATACGGCTCACCCTGCTCTACGGCGGCATGTTCCTGATCGCCGGGGTCCTGCTCCTGTCGATCATCTACCTGCTCACCCGGCAGGCCCTGTACATCAGCACCGACGACCTGCCCTTCAGGCTGCTGAAGGGCGAGGTCGAACCGAACTTCGACTGGTGCCGGCTGCCCGTGGAGGGGGTGACGCCCGACCAGTTCAACGACGCCATGGCCGCCTGCCTCCAGCACCAGCGCGACCTCGCCCTGGACGACCTGCTGCGGCGCTCGCTCTTCGCCCTGCTGGGCCTGAGCGTCATCGCGTTCGCCTTCGGCTACGCCATGGCGGGCCGGGTGCTGTCCCCGCTGGGCCGGATCACCCGCACCGCCCGCCAGGTGGCCGGCTCGGACCTGAACCGCCGCATCAAGCTGGCCGGGCCGGACGACGAGCTGAAGGAGCTGGCGGACACCTTCGACGAGATGCTGGACCGGCTGGAGCGGGCCTTCACCGCCCAGCAGAGGTTCGTCGCCAACGCCTCCCACGAGCTGCGCACCCCGCTGGCGATCAACCGCACCCTCCTGGAGGTGCACCTCTCCGACCCGGCCGCCCCGGTGGAGATGCGGGAGCTCGGCAAGGCCCTGCTGGCCACCAACGAGCGCAGCGAGCAGCTCGTGGAGGGGCTGCTGCTGCTGGCCCGCAGCGAGAACCAGATCGTGGAGCGCAAGCCCGTCGACATCGCCGAGGTCGCGTCCCGCGCCATGGACCAGGTGCGCGGGGAGGCCGAGGCGAAGGGCGTGGAGATCCGCGGCGAGCGCGTCCCGGCCGTCGTCCAGGGCAACGGCGTGCTCCTGGAGCGCATCGCCCTGAACCTCGTGCAGAACGCCGTCCGCTACAACGTCCCCCAGGACGGCTGGGTGGAGGTCACCACGGCCGTGGAGGGCGGCCAGGCGGTGCTGGTGGTGTCGAACACCGGGCCGGTCGTCCCGGCGTACGAGATCGACAACCTCTTCGAGCCCTTCCGGCGGCTGCGCGAAGAGCGGACGGGCAGCGACCGGGGCGTCGGGCTCGGCCTGTCGATCGCGCGGTCGGTGGCGTGGGCCCACGGCGGGCGGATCACGGCGGTGCCCCGCGAGGGCGGCGGGCTCGTCATGCGCGTCGTCCTGCCGCGGTGA
- a CDS encoding DUF4193 domain-containing protein translates to MATDYDTPRKTDDDVDQDSLEELKARRNDKSTSAVDVDEFEAAEGLELPGADLSNEELAVRVLPKQADEFTCMSCFLVHHRSQLAREKNGQPICRDCD, encoded by the coding sequence ATGGCTACGGACTACGACACCCCACGCAAGACCGACGACGACGTCGACCAGGACAGCCTCGAGGAGCTGAAGGCCCGGCGGAACGACAAGTCGACCTCCGCGGTCGACGTCGACGAGTTCGAGGCCGCGGAGGGCCTGGAGCTGCCGGGGGCCGACCTCTCCAACGAGGAGCTGGCCGTCCGCGTCCTGCCGAAGCAGGCGGACGAGTTCACGTGCATGAGCTGCTTCCTCGTGCACCACCGCAGCCAGCTGGCCCGGGAGAAGAACGGCCAGCCGATCTGCCGAGACTGCGACTGA
- a CDS encoding DUF3093 domain-containing protein, translating into MQPSDRPSAPQYDERLTAPGSWWLIAALLGLSGGLVLLPLGVVPMLGGIIAAGAVAAVGVSSYGSARVRVVAGSLVAGDARIPVEALGEPEALDAEEARAWRTHKADPRAFMLLRGYVPRAVRVEVTDPADPTPYVYLSTRDPEGLAAAIRRAREAVAGR; encoded by the coding sequence ATGCAGCCTTCCGACCGCCCCTCGGCCCCGCAGTACGACGAACGGCTCACCGCCCCCGGCTCGTGGTGGCTGATCGCCGCCCTGCTGGGGCTGTCCGGGGGGCTGGTGCTCCTGCCGCTGGGGGTGGTGCCGATGCTCGGCGGGATCATCGCCGCGGGGGCGGTCGCGGCCGTCGGCGTCAGCTCGTACGGCTCCGCGCGCGTGCGCGTGGTGGCCGGCTCGCTGGTCGCGGGGGACGCGCGGATCCCGGTGGAGGCGCTGGGCGAGCCGGAGGCCCTGGATGCCGAGGAGGCCCGGGCCTGGCGCACCCACAAGGCGGACCCGCGGGCGTTCATGCTGCTGCGCGGCTACGTCCCGCGCGCGGTGCGCGTCGAGGTGACCGACCCGGCCGACCCCACTCCGTACGTGTACCTGTCGACCCGCGACCCCGAGGGGCTGGCGGCGGCGATCCGGCGGGCGCGGGAGGCGGTGGCCGGCCGTTAG